The proteins below come from a single Myripristis murdjan chromosome 10, fMyrMur1.1, whole genome shotgun sequence genomic window:
- the rhogd gene encoding ras homolog gene family, member Gd yields the protein MQTIKCVVVGDGAVGKTCLLISYTTNAFPEEYIPTVFDNYSAQMSVDGRTVSLNLWDTAGQEEYDRLRTLSYPQTNVFIICFSIGSPSSHANVRHKWHPEVSHHCPNVPILLVGTKRDLRGDAETVKKLKEQGLAPTTQQQGNALAKQIGAVKYMECSALLQEGVREVFAEAVRAVLYPVTKKNTKKCVLL from the coding sequence ATGCAGACCATAaagtgtgtggtggtgggcgATGGGGCGGTGGGCAAAACCTGCCTGCTGATCTCCTATACTACCAATGCCTTCCCCGAGGAGTATATCCCCACTGTGTTCGACAACTACAGTGCTCAGATGAGTGTAGATGGACGCACCGTGAGCCTCAACTTGTGGGACACAGCTGGCCAGGAGGAGTATGACCGCCTGCGCACCCTCTCCTACCCCCAAACCAATGTTTTCATCATTTGCTTTTCCATTGGCAGCCCCTCTTCCCATGCCAATGTCAGGCACAAGTGGCACCCTGAGGTGTCTCACCACTGCCCTAATGTGCCCATCCTACTGGTGGGCACCAAGAGGGACCTGAGAGGCGACGCAGAAACGGTGAAGAAGCTGAAAGAGCAGGGCCTGGCTCCCACCACGCAGCAGCAAGGTAACGCCCTTGCTAAGCAGATTGGGGCTGTCAAGTACATGgagtgctctgctctgctgcaggaaGGTGTCAGAGAGGTGTTTGCTGAAGCCGTGAGAGCAGTCTTGTACCCGGTCACGAAAAAGAACACCAAGAAGTGTGTGCTGTTGTAA